In Oryctolagus cuniculus chromosome X, mOryCun1.1, whole genome shotgun sequence, a single window of DNA contains:
- the MED12 gene encoding mediator of RNA polymerase II transcription subunit 12 isoform X11: MAAFGILSYEHRPLKRPRLGPPDVYPQDPKQKEDELTALNVKQGFNNQPAVSGDEHGSAKNVNFNPAKISSNFSSIIAEKLRCNTLSDTGRRKPQVNQKDNFWLVTPRSQSAINTWFTDLAGTKPLTQLAKKVPIFSKKDEVFGYLAKYTVPVMRAAWLIKMTCAYYAAITETKVKKRLVIDPFMEWTQIITRYLWEQLQKMAEYYRPGPTGSGSCGSTVGPLPHDVEVAIRQWDYNEKLAMFMFQDGMLDRHEFLTWVLECFEKIRPGEDELLKLLLPLLLRYSGEFVQSAYLSRRLAYFCTRRLALQLDGVSSHSSHVIAAQSTSTLPTTPAPQPPTSSTPSTPFSDLLLCPQHRPLVFGLSCILQTILLCCPSALVWHYSLTDSRIKTGSPLDHLPIAPSNLPMPEGNSAFTQQVRAKLREIEQQIKERGQAVEVRWSFDKCQEATAGFTIGRVLHTLEVLDSHSFERSDFSNSLDSLCNRIFGLGPSKDGHEISSDDDAVVSLLCEWAVSCKRSGRHRAMVVAKLLEKRQAEIEAERCGESEAADEKGSIASGSLSAPSAPIFQDVLLQFLDTQAPMLTDPRSESERVEFFNLVLLFCELIRHDVFSHNMYTCTLISRGDLAFGAPGPRPPSPFDDPADDPERKEAEGSSSSKLEDPGLSESMDIDPSSSVLFEDMEKPDFPLFSPTMPCEGKGSPSPEKPDVEKEVKPPPKEKIEGTLGVLYDQPRHVQYATHFPIPQEESCSHECNQRLVVLFGVGKQRDDARHAIKKITKDILKVLNRKGTAETGGEDGQKRRRNRPEAFPTAEDIFAKFQHLSHYDQHQVTAQVSRNVLEQITSFALGMSYHLPLVQHVQFIFDLMEYSLSISGLIDFAIQLLNELSVVEAELLLKSSDLVGSYTTSLCLCIVAVLRHYHACLILNQDQMAQVFEGLCGVVKHGMNRSDGSSAERCILAYLYDLYTSCSHLKSKFGELFSDFCSKVKNTIYCNVEPSESNMRWAPEFMIDTLENPAAHTFTYTGLGKSLSENPANRYSFVCNALMHVCVGHHDPDRVNDIAILCAELTGYCKSLSAEWLGVLKALCCSSNNGTCGFNDLLCNVDVSDLSFHDSLATFVAILIARQCLLLEDLIRCAAIPSLLNAACSEQDSEPGARLTCRILLHLFKTPQLNPCQSDGNKPTVGIRSSCDRHLLAASQNRIVDGAVFAVLKAVFVLGDAELKGSGFTVTGGAEELPEEEGGGGNGGRRQGGRNISVETASLDVYAKYVLRSICQQEWVGERCLKSLCEDSNDLQDPVLSSAQAQRLMQLICYPHRLLDNEDGENPQRQRIKRILQNLDQWTMRQSSLELQLMIKQTPNNEMNSLLENIAKATIEVFQQSAETGSSSGSAASNMPSSSKTKPVLSSLERSGVWLVAPLIAKLPTSVQGHVLKAAGEELEKGQHLGSSSRKERDRQKQKSMSLLSQQPFLSLVLTCLKGQDEQREGLLTSLYNQVHQIVKNWRDGQYLDDCKPKQLMHEALKLRLNLVGGMFDTVQRSTQQTTEWAILLLEIIISGTVDMQSNNELFTTVLDMLSVLINGTLAADMSSISQGSMEENKRAYMNLVKKLQKELGEHQSDSLEKVRQLLPLPKQTRDVITCEPQGSLIDTKGNKIAGFDSIFKKEGLQVSTKQKISPWDLFEGLKPSAPLSWGWFGTVRVDRRVARGEEQQRLLLYHTHLRPRPRAYYLEPLPLPPEDEEPPAPTLLEPEKKAPEPPKTDKPGAAPPNTEERKKKATKGKKRSQPAAKTEDYGMGPGRSGPYGVTVPPDLLHHANPGSIPHLNYRPGPIGLYTQNQPLPAGGPRVDTYRPVRLPMQKLPTRPTYPGVLPTTMTNVISLDPSYKTSMYRQQQPAVPQGQRLRQQLQSQGMLGQSSVHQMTPSSSYGLQTSQGYTTYVSHVGLQQHTGPAGTMVPPSYSSQPYQSTHPPTNPTVVDPARHLQQRSSGYVHQQAPTYGHGLASAQRFPHPTLQQTTMLGTMNPLSTQGVQAGVRSTSILPEQQQQQQQQQQQQQQQQQQQQQQQQQQQQQQQYHIRQQQQQQILRQQQQQQQQQQQQQPQPPQQQQQQPPPPQQHQQQPQQQAAPPQPQPQSQPQFQRQGLQQTQQQQQTAALVRQLQQQLSNTQPQPSTNIFGRY; encoded by the exons ATGGCGGCCTTCGGGATCTTGAGCTACGAACACCGGCCTCTGAAGCGGCCACGGCTGGGGCCTCCCGATGTGTATCCTCAAGATCCCAAACAGAAGGAG GATGAACTGACGGCCTTGAATGTTAAACAAGGTTTCAATAACCAGCCTGCTGTGTCTGGGGATGAGCATGGCAGTGCCAAGAACGTCAACTTCAATCCTGCCAAG ATCAGTTCCAACTTCAGCAGCATTATTGCAGAGAAGTTAAGGTGTAATACTCTCTCTGACACTGGTCGCAGGAAGCCCCAAGTAAACCAGAAGGACAACTTCTGGCTGGTGACTCCGCGGTCCCAGAGTGCCATTAACACTTGGTTCACTGATCTGGCTGGCACCAAACCACTCACACAATTAGCCAAAAAG GTCCCCATTTTCAGCAAGAAGGATGAAGTATTTGGGTACTTGGCAAAATACACAGTGCCTGTGATGCGGGCCGCCTGGCTCATTAAGATGACCTGTGCCTATTATGCAGCGATCACTGAGACCAAGGTTAAGAAGAGACTCGTCATTGATCCCTTCATGG AATGGACTCAGATCATCACCAGGTACTTATGGGAacagctgcagaagatggctgagTACTACCGGCCAGGGCCTACAGGAAGTGGAAGCTGTGGTTCCACGGTAGGGCCCTTGCCCCATGATGTAGAGGTGGCAATCCGGCAGTGGGACTACAACGAGAAGCTGGCCATGTTCATGTTCCAG GATGGCATGTTGGACAGACATGAGTTCCTGACCTGGGTGCTTGAGTGTTTTGAAAAAATTCGCCCCGGAGAGGATGAATTGCTTAAactgctgctgcccctgctgcttcgA TACTCCGGGGAATTCGTTCAGTCTGCATACCTCTCCCGCCGCCTTGCCTACTTCTGTACCCGGAGACTTGCCCTGCAGCTGGATGGCGTGAGCAGCCACTCATCTCACGTTATAGCCGCGCAGTCCACAAGCACACTGCCTaccacccctgctccccagcccccaacGAGCAGCACACCCTCAACTCCCTTTAGTGACCTGCTGCTGTgccctcagcaccggcccctggtttTTGGCCTCAGCTGTATCCTACAG ACCATCCTCCTGTGTTGCCCTAGTGCCCTGGTTTGGCACTACTCGCTGACTGATAGCCGAATTAAGACTGGCTCACCACTTGACCACCTGCCTATTGCCCCCTCCAACCTACCCATGCCGGAGGGCAACAGTGCCTTCACCCAGCAG GTCCGTGCGAAGTTGCGAGAGATCGAGCAGCAGATCAAGGAGCGGGGACAGGCGGTTGAGGTCCGCTGGTCTTTTGATAAATGCCAGGAAGCCACTGCAG GTTTCACAATCGGACGGGTGCTGCATACCTTGGAAGTGCTCGACAGCCATAGTTTTGAGCGCTCTGACTTCAGTAATTCCCTTGACTCCCTTTGCAACCGAATCTTCGGACTGGGGCCTAGCAAAGATGGGCATGAG ATCTCCTCAGATGATGATGCCGTGGTATCTTTGCTATGTGAATGGGCTGTCAGCTGTAAGCGTTCTGGCCGGCATCGTGCTATGGTGGTAGCCAAGCTCCTGGAGAAGAGACAGGCGGAGATTGAGGCCGAG CGGTGCGGAGAAtcggaagcagcagatgagaaggGCTCCATCGCCTCTGGCTCCCTTTCGGCCCCGAGTGCTCCCATTTTCCAGGATGTCCTCCTGCAGTTTCTGGATACACAGGCTCCCATGCTGA cGGACCCGCGCAGTGAGAGTGAGCGGGTGGAGTTCTTCAACCTGGTACTACTGTTCTGTGAACTGATCCGCCATGATGTCTTCTCGCACAACATGTACACCTGCACTCTCATCTCCCGAGGGGACCTTGCCTTTGGAGCCCCCGGTCCCCGGCCTCCCTCCCCTTTCGATGATCCTGCCGATGACCCAGAGCGCAAGGAGGCcgaaggcagcagcagcagcaagctggag GATCCAGGGCTGTCAGAATCCATGGACATTGACCCTAGCTCCAGTGTGCTCTTTGAGGACATGGAGAAGCCTGACTTCCCA TTGTTTTCTCCTACTATGCCCTGTGAGGGCaagggcagcccctcccctgagaAACCAGATGTTGAGAAGGAGGTGAAGCCCCCACCCAAAGAGAAGATCGAGGGCACCCTGGGGGTTCTTTATGACCAGCCTCGGCACGTGCAGTACGCCACGCACTTTCCCATCCCCCAG GAGGAGTCGTGCAGCCATGAGTGCAACCAGCGCTTGGTCGTACTGTTTGGGGTGGGAAAGCAGCGAGACGATGCCCGCCACGCCATCAAGAAGATCACCAAGGATATCCTGAAGGTTCTGAACCGCAAGGGGACTGCAGAAACTG GTGGGGAGGATGGGCAGAAGCGGCGGCGCAACCGGCCTGAAGCCTTCCCCACTGCTGAAGATATCTTTGCTAAGTTCCAGCATCTTTCACATTATGACCAACACCAGGTCACGGCTCAG GTCTCCCGGAATGTTCTGGAGCAGATCACGAGCTTTGCCCTTGGCATGTCATACCACTTGCCTCTGGTGCAGCATGTGCAGTTCATCTTCGACCTCATGGAATATTCACTGAGCATCAGTGGCCTCATCGACTTTGCCATTCAG CTGCTGAATGAACTGAGTGTAGTTGAGGCCGAGTTGCTTCTCAAATCCTCGGATCTGGTGGGCAGCTACACGACCAGCCTATGCCTGTGCATCGTGGCCGTCCTGCGGCACTATCACGCCTGCCTCATCCTCAACCAGGACCAGATGGCACAGGTCTTCGAGGG GCTGTGTGGTGTGGTGAAGCATGGGATGAACCGGTCAGATGGCTCCTCTGCAGAACGCTGTATCCTCGCTTATCTCTATGATCTGTACACCTCCTGTAGCCATTTAAAGAGCAAATTTGGGGAGCTCTTCAG TGACTTCTGCTCCAAAGTGAAGAACACCATTTACTGCAACGTGGAGCCATCGGAATCCAACATGCGCTGGGCGCCCGAGTTCATGATTGACACTCTGGAAAACCCCGCAGCTCACACCTTCACCTACACGGGGCTAGGCAAGAGTCTTAGTGAGAACCCTGCTAACCGCTACAGCTTTGTCTGCAATGCCCTTATGCACGTCTGTGTGGGGCACCATGATCCCGATAG GGTGAATGACATCGCTATCCTGTGCGCAGAGCTCACCGGCTATTGCAAGTCATTGAGTGCCGAATGGCTAGGGGTTCTGAAGGCCTTGTGCTGCTCCTCCAACAATGGCACTTGTGGCTTCAACGACCTCCTCTGCAACGTAGAT GTCAGTGACCTGTCTTTTCATGACTCCCTGGCTACTTTTGTTGCCATCCTCATCGCTCGACAGTGTTTGCTTCTGGAAGATCTGATTCGCTGTGCCGCCATCCCTTCACTCCTTAATGCTG CCTGTAGCGAACAGGATTCTGAGCCGGGGGCCCGGCTTACCTGCCGCATCCTCCTGCACCTTTTCAAGACACCACAACTCAATCCTTGTCAGTCCGATGGAA ACAAGCCTACGGTAGGAATCCGCTCCTCCTGTGACCGCCAcctgctggctgcctcccagaaccGCATCGTGGATGGAGCTGTGTTTGCTGTTCTCAAGGCTGTGTTTGTACTTG GGGACGCGGAACTGAAGGGTTCAGGCTTCACTGTGACAGGAGGAGCAGAAGAACTTCccgaggaggagggaggaggtggcaaTGGTGGTCGGAGGCAGGGTGGCCGCAACATCTCTGTGGAGACAGCCAGTCTGGATGTCTATGCCAAGTACGTGCTGCGCAGCATCTGCCAGCAG GAATGGGTCGGAGAACGTTGCCTGAAGTCGCTGTGTGAGGACAGCAATGACCTGCAAGACCCAGTGTTGAGCAGCGCCCAGGCCCAGCGTCTCATGCAGCTCATCTGCTACCCACATCGACTGCTGGACAATGAGGATGGAGAGAACCCCCAGCGGCAGCGCATCAAGCGCATTCTCCAG AACTTGGACCAGTGGACCATGCGCCAGTCTTCCTTGGAGCTGCAGCTCATGATCAAGCAGACGCCTAACAAC GAGATGAATTCCCTCTTGGAGAACATCGCCAAGGCCACAATCGAGGTTTTCCAGCAGTCGGCGGAGACAGGGTCATCTTCCGGAAGCGCTGCAAGCAACATGCCCAGCAGCAGCAAGACCAAGCCTGTGCTCAG CTCTCTTGAGCGTTCTGGTGTGTGGCTGGTGGCTCCCCTCATCGCCAAACTGCCCACGTCAGTCCAGGGGCATGTATTAAAGGCCGCCGGGGAGGAACTGGAGAAGGGTCAGCACCTGGGTTCCTCTTCCCGCAAAGAACGTGATCGGCAAAAGCAGAAGAG TATGTCCCTGCTGAGCCAGCAGCCCTTTTTGTCACTGGTGCTGACGTGTCTGAAGGGGCAGGATGAGCAGCGGGAGGGACTCCTCACCTCCCTCTACAACCAGGTGCACCAG ATTGTGAAGAATTGGCGGGATGGCCAGTACTTAGATGACTGCAAACCCAAGCAGCTAATGCATGAGGCACTCAAACTGCGGCTCAACTTG GTGGGGGGCATGTTTGACACAGTACAGCGCAGCACCCAGCAGACCACGGAGTGGGCCATACTCCTCCTGGAGATCATCATCAGCGGCACCGTCGACATGCAGTCCAACAA CGAGCTCTTCACTACCGTGTTGGACATGCTGAGTGTCCTGATCAATGGGACGTTGGCTGCAGACATGTCCAGCATCTCCCAGGGCAGCATGGAGGAAAACAAGCGTGCATACATGAACCTAGTGAAGAAGCTACAG AAAGAGTTGGGGGAGCACCAGTCAGACAGTCTGGAAAAGGTTCGCCAGCTGCTGCCACTGCCTAAGCAGACCCGAGATGTCATCACGTGTGAGCCCCAGGGCTCCCTCATCGACACCAAGGGCAACAAGATCGCCGGCTTCGATTCCATCTTCAAGAAGGAG GGCCTGCAGGTTTCCACCAAACAAAAGATCTCGCCGTGGGATCTTTTCGAGGGATTGAAGCCGTCCGCGCCACTCTCCTGGGGCTGGTTCGGAACGGTCCGGGTCGACCGTCGAGTGGCTCGGGGAGAAGAGCAGCAGCGGCTACTGCTCTACCACACACACCTgaggccccggccccgggcctaCTACCTGGAGCCGCTGCCACTGCCACCCGAAGATGAGGAGCCCCCTGCTCCTACCCTGCTAGAGCCTGAGAAAAAGGCTCCAGAGCCCCCCAAAACCGACAAACCTGGGGCTGCTCCACCAAATACCGAGGAACGCAAGAAGAAGGCCACCAAGGGCAAGAAACGCAGCCAGCCGGCTGCCAAGACGGAG GACTACGGCATGGGCCCAGGCCGGAGCGGCCCCTATGGTGTGACAGTGCCTCCAGACCTCCTGCACCACGCAAACCCTGGCTCCATACCCCACCTTAACTACAGACCGGGCCCCATAGGCCTGTACACCCAGAACCAGCCACTCCCTGCAG GTGGCCCACGTGTGGACACGTACCGCCCTGTGCGGCTACCAATGCAGAAGCTGCCAACTCGACCAACTTACCCTGGAGTGCTGCCCACGACTATGACTAACGTTATAAGCCTAGATCCTTCTTATAAGACATCCATGTACCGGCAGCAGCAACCTGCAGTGCCCCAAGGACAGCGCCTTCGCCAACAGCTCCAG AGCCAGGGGATGTTGGGACAGTCATCTGTGCATCAGATGACTCCCAGCTCTTCCTACGGTTTGCAGACCTCCCAG GGCTATACTACTTACGTTTCTCATGTGGGACTGCAGCAACACACAGGCCCTGCAGGTACCATGGTGCCTCCCAGCTACTCCAGCCAGCCTTATCAGAGCACCCACCCTCCTACCAATCCTACTGTTGTAGATCCCGCACGCCACCTGCAACAGCGCTCCAGTGGCTATGTGCACCAGCAGGCCCCAACCTATGGACACGGACTGGCCTCTGCTCAAAG GTTTCCACATCCGACCCTGCAGCAGACAACCATGTTAGGCACCATGAATCCACTGAGTACCCAGGGCGTGCAGGCAGGCGTCCGCTCCACTTCCATCCTGcccgagcagcagcagcagcaacagcagcagcaacagcagcagcagcaacaacaacagcagcagcagcagcagcagcaacagcagcagcagcagcagcagtatcACAtccggcagcagcagcagcagcagatcctGCGG cagcagcagcagcagcagcagcaacaacagcagcagcagccgcagccgccacagcagcagcagcagcagccgccgccgccacaacaacaccagcagcagccacaacaacaggcagctcctccccagccccagccccagtctcaGCCCCAG TTCCAGCGCCAGGGGCTTCAGcagacacagcagcagcagcagacggcaGCTTTGGTCCGGCAACTCCAACAACAGCTCTCCA ATacccagccacagcccagcacCAACATATTTGGACGCTACTGA